In Prochlorococcus marinus str. GP2, the genomic window TAGAAAAATGTTGGTATGGGTTAGAAATTAAAAAAATTATCAAGAATTTCCAAAAATGAAGAATAATTTTATAGAAAATATAAATGATGAAAAATATTTTTATTCATTGATTGAAGATTTAGAGAACAGCAAAGTTGGATTCTACAGTGTTGGTTTATATCCTGCATCATTAGCATATAACTGCGCGATGCATGGAAAATCAAATAATATTCTCTTAGCTCCTAGGGAAGATAGAGATTTGTTAGGCGCTTTCTCAAATGATGTTCTTTCTGATATGGATAATGAGACTATTGAAAAGATTAAGAGAATGGGACATTATTCTTCAGGGGGAATAAGAAAGCCTTTTGATCTAAAAGATCTTCTCTTGGAATGTGAGATAGTTATTCTTGCTTCAAACAGTAATCACATACAAGATGATGTTAAACATGCTTTAAAACTTAGAAAAACTTTAAAAAGAGAAAATGTGGTTCTCGGCTGTCTCGTTGGTTCTTTTTGCATTGATAATAAAAATAAAACCCCCTTTATTCTCTGTAATAAATATCCTAATTTAGCTTTTTTTACAGGATTTCATCGTCACGGAGCTTTACGAAATCCTAATGATAGTTTTACTGCGAATTTCTGTCATCCTGATGCCCTAACTGCTTTATTAGGAGCTCGAATTTTGAATCAATTGTCACCGAAAATCCAAGTTTCTCCTGGAGTTCATAATATTGAATGTCAATACATAAAATCAATAAAAAATATCTCATCCATATTTGCAGGTTTTGTAAATAACTTTCATTCCGATAAGCCAGGAATGCTACCTACCATTAATACGATTTTGTTAACACAATGTTTGGATCAGGCCGCATCAGTATCATTAAAAGTTAGAAAAGAAAATAAATTAGACAATAAATATCTCTCATTAAAGGAACTTGGTTATGGTGAAGAAATAATTAGTGCAAAGGAAAAAATTAATGATAAATTTTTCGAAAAAGGAGATTATACGTTTTCTCAATTAAATGCTGTTAAGGCTGATGTTTTAGGGAGCATGACACTGCCAACTGAAGGAAAACCAACAAGGAATTTCCAGGCAGGACAAGTTTTATCTGATATGCTTTTGCAACTCAACAGATGTCCAAAAGATGTCTCAGAATTCTTAAATTGGTGTAATAAATACTCTCTCAGTCAAGGAGGTTTAGAAGGTCTTAAGTCCTTAAAATTTTGGCCAGATATTTATAAAAAATTCAAAATTAAAAATAATAATTGTTCAATGATTAATCTGATTTATTTATGCTTTAATGCTAATTCAGTAGAGAAAAAAGAAATTTATAAGGTTTTAATTAGTTCAGAAGAAATCACTAATTTTTGCCAAGAATCTGTGAAATCTGAATTATCTTTAGAACTAAATGAAAAATTAAAAGGAGATTATCTTTTTAATAATATTGAAATATTTTACAAGAAATTTTTCATTGACAAAGAGGAAAAGTATCTTAAAAAAAATGATTTTAGTAATCAAATTTCTAAAAAAAATCCAAGTTATATTAATGTATTGAATATTATTAATAATTATTTTAATAATTGATTATTTCTTGAATTTAGAAAAAACTAAGTTTTTCATTTATTTACTAATCTTGATTGCAGGGTTAGAATTATTATGGTTTTAAAAGGTTTTTTTGAAAAAGGAATTATCACATCGTTCACATGAACTGAAAGCTCTTGGTTGGAATCAAGAAGATTTAAGAAGATATGAAGATTTATGGGACTACAGTCAAAGATGGGGATTAATAAATTTAGAAAGAGAAGACAGACAGTTTTTAAAGAAAGCAGAAAAGTTACTTCCAAAGATTCAAGATAAAAAGATATCCGTTAAAAAAACTATTGAAGAAAAATCATATTATTTATGGTTAAATTTTTACCTAGATGAAATTAATATTTTTAGTAATTCAAATCTCCCCAAAAATAAACATGGTGTTTGGACACTCTTAATTGAAGAGGAAATAAAACTTCTTAAGGAATTACAACCAGTTATGGGTCTTCCAGACACTTTAAAAGCCAAGAATCTATTCGAAAATAGAAAACAGCTTATTAATAAAGCTTTTAGTGAATTTGACGCAAAAAACAACGATAAGGTTTTCAACTTTGATGAGGTTTTAAACAACTCTGAAAAAGATGTTGGTAAGAATTGGAAATCAATTACTGAAAAAGATCCTGATGCTAATAAAACTTTTCCAATAATTGATTCTGCAAATATTGAGAAACTTAGGTACGAGATAAGAGAGGATTTGAGTTTGTACATGAATGATAATTACCCTTCTTTAAAAAAGGATTTATAAATATTTATCTTTTTTTTGTTTTTTTTTGGGACTTTTTTAAGTTAAATAGATAATAGGATTATTTAAAAAATTTTGAGCAAACAAAAGTTCGAGACTCTTCAATTGCATGCAGGACAAGTTCCTGACCCAACTACAAATTCTAGAGCAGTACCCATTTATCAAACTAGTTCCTATGTCTTTGATAATGCCGAGCATGGAGCGAATCTTTTTGGATTAAAAGAATTTGGGAATATTTATACTCGACTTATGAACCCCACTACAGATGTCTTCGAAAAAAGGATGGCAGCTTTGGAGGGTGGTATGGCAGCACTTGCAACATCATCAGGTCAAGCTGCTCAATTCTTGGCAATAGTGAATTGCATGACTGCAGGGGATAATTTTGTCTCTACATCTTTTCTTTATGGTGGGACCTACAATCAATTTAAAGTACAATTTCCAAGATTAGGAATAGAGGTTAAATTTGCTGATGGTGATAGTATTGATAGTTTTAGAAATAAAATTGATGATAAAACCAAAGCAATATATGTCGAATCGATGGGAAATCCTCGTTTCAACATCCCAGATTTTGAGGGTCTCTCAGCATTGGCTAAGGAAAATGGAATTCCTTTAATAGTGGATAATACCCTTGGTGCTGGAGGTGCTTTAATAAGACCAATTGATTTTGGAGCCGATGTTGTTGTTGAAAGTGCGACGAAATGGATAGGTGGACATGGAACAAGTATTGGTGGGGTTATTGTTGATGCAGGAACCTTTAATTGGGGAAATGGTAAATTCCCACTAATGAGTGAGCCAAGCGCTGCTTATCATGGACTCGTTCATTGGGACGCTTTTGGTTTTGGTAGTGATATCTGTAAATCTTTGGGAGTTCCTGAAAATAGAAATATAGCTTTTGCTTTAAGAGCAAGACTTGAATGCCTCAGAGACTGGGGATCAGCTCAAAGTCCTTTTAATTCGTTTTTGTTATTGCAGGGCTTGGAAACTCTAAGTTTAAGGATAGAAAGACAAACTTCAAATGCTCTTGAATTAGCAAAATGGTTAGATTCCAATTCTAATGTAAGTAGTGTTAATTATCCTGGCTTAGAATCTGATCCATATTACTCAAGTGCCAAAAAATATACTACTGGAAGGGGAATGGGTTGCATGCTAATGTTCTCTCTTAATGGAGGTTATGAAAATGCAGTAAAATTTATCGATTCCTTAAAATTAGCGAGTCACCTTGCTAACGTGGGAGACTCAAAAACTTTAGTGATTCATCCTGCTTCAACAACTCATCAACAATTATCTGAAGAAGAACAATTATCTGCAGGTGTTACTCCCACGATGGTAAGAGTTTCTGTAGGAATTGAACATATTGATGATATAAAAGCAGATTTCGAACAAGCACTTTTACAAATCACATAGGAAAGGAGATTTATTGGCTTTAATAATACCTAGTAACTACCACAAGATTAGTGATGTTGAGAAAAATCATATATCTTGGATAAAACCAGAATTGGCAAAAAGACAGGATATACGTCCTCTTAGGATTGGTATTTTAAATATCATGCCTCTTGGCAAGCAGTATGAATTTAACTTACTACATCCACTTGGTTTATCTCCTCTTCAAATTGAGCCAGTTTGGATAAAGCTTAAAACTCACTCTTATAAAACATGGGATATTAATCATCTAAATAATCTATACATAACTTGGGAAGAAGCAAATAATCCAGAACCGTTAGATGGAATCATTATTACTGGAGCACCTATTGAGCACCTAGCCTTTGAGGAGGTTAAGTATTGGGATGAATTTGTGAAAATTGTCGATGAAGCCAGAAATTCTTGTGCGAGTACTCTTGGATTATGTTGGGCTGGCTTTGCGCTGGCCTATTTAGCAGGGGTCGATAAGAAAGTTTTTGATAGGAAATTATTTGGGGTATTCCCTTTAAAAAGTCTTGTTCCTGGTCACCCTTTGATGGGTACACAAGATGATGAATTTATTTGTCCTCAAAGTAGATTTGCAGGGTTACCAGATTTAGAAATGGAGAAGGCCCAAAAAGAAGGGAAATTGAATTTGTTGGCTTATGGAGAAAACGTCGGATATACAATATTTGAATCTAATGATCAAAAACAACTTATGCATTTAGGTCATCCTGAATATACGGTTCATAGAATTATTAGTGAAATTGAAAGAGACAAAGAAAAGGGAGATGTTCCTCCTCCTGAAAATTTTGATCCAAATAGTTCAAAAACCGCTTGGAGATCTCATAGGAATTTGCTTTTTCAGCAATGGCTTTGGTTTTGTTATCAACAAGTTAGTCTTAATTAACTTTTTTAATGAGCGCTTTCTACACCACCTAGTCTTTCAAATAAGTTAAGACTTTCTTTATTTAATCCTACAATTTCAACTTTAGAACCACCATTCTGGAATTTTCTAATAATTTGCTCGAGAGCAACAACGCCACTTTGATCCCAAATATGAGCTAAAGACATATCAATTACAATCTTTTCAGGATGTTCATAAAGATCAAATCCTTGTAAAAAATAAATTTTACTTACAAAGAATAATTGGCCTTTAACTTTGTAGGTAATCAAATTATTTTCTTTAGCTCTTGAGATAGTTATAACTTTTGCCACTTTTCTGCTGAAAAGAATTGCAGCTAATGCGACTCCTGCAATAACTCCAAGTGCAAGATTATGAGGTTTTGTAAGCATTGTAACTGCAAATGTCATAAGCATTACTGCAGTATCGCTTTTAGGTATCTTTCTAATATTTTTTAATCCATTTATATCTGCTGTACTTATTGCGATCGTTATCATGATTGCTACTAAAGCAGCCATTGGTATTGCTCCAATCCAAGACTTCAAGAGGATAATCATAATAAGTAAAGATATACCTGAGGAGAGGGTTGATAATCTAGATTTGCCACCATTTTCAGTATTCATAACAGATTGCCCAACTAAGGCACATCCTGCCATACCACCAAATAAGGATGCCACAATATTTGCGATTCCCTGTCCTCTTGCTTCTTTATTTTTATTAGAACTTGTATCAGTTACATCATCTAAAATGTCTTGAGTTAAAAAAGTTTCCATTAAACCCACGAGAGATATTGCAAGTGAAGTAGGTAAAATTATCCCTAATGTTTCAAGACTAAAAGGTACTTTCCCATTTTCTATTGATCCAAAAGGGAGAGAAATACTTGGCAATCCATCAGGTAATTGACCCAAATCGCTAACTGTTGGGACATCTAGATTAAAGAATATGCTTATAAGAGTAATTACTACTATTGCGATAAGTTGAGAGGGGACTATTTTTGTGATTTTTGGAAGCCCATAAATAATTACTAATCCTAGGATTACAAGTATCCAAACTACTGGAATCTGAGTGTTAACTGGATATTGACTTATAGATTGTTCAACTAATCCTTTTGATTCTTTAATACCTATTCCTAACTGAGGTAGTTGTGCTTGAAATATTAGAAGTGCCAGTGCATTTACAAATCCACTTAAGACTCCTGTTGGCACAAATCGCATTTGGTAGGCAAGTCTTAAATATCCCCAAAGAATTTGGAATATTCCAGTTAATATTCCAGCTGCAATAAGATATGGGACTCCTAATCCAGGAGCTTGTGATTCTCCATAAGCAACAAGTCCAGTCATTAAAAGAGCTGTTGAACCTGTGGCTGAAGAGATCATCCCTCTTCTTCCTCCCACAATCGCAATTGTTATAGATAAGCAAAATGCACCAAAAAGGCCAACTTTAGGATCTACACCAGCTATACCTGAAAAAGCAATTGCTTCAGGGATCATTGCAAATGCAACAACTAAGCCAGAGAGAATATTTGACTTTGGATCATCTAACCAATTTTTAGATAAATATCTTGAGAAATTTGACATTTTAAGTTTCTTTATAATTAAGAAGTTACCTCATAAAGGAGGCAAAATACCTTGTGGGTCAAAAATATTCTTTAAAGTTTTTAATTCATTCATTCTATTTCCAAAGGCTAATGCAATTTCTTCTTCATGAGAATTCAAATGATTATGCAATTGTGCTAAGTGAATATTTGGATAAAACCTTTTTAGCTTGCTCCATGATTTATAAATCCATTCCAGAGCAACTTCTTTTTCTTGAAGATCATTTTTTTTCCATGAT contains:
- a CDS encoding O-acetylhomoserine aminocarboxypropyltransferase/cysteine synthase family protein, with the translated sequence MSKQKFETLQLHAGQVPDPTTNSRAVPIYQTSSYVFDNAEHGANLFGLKEFGNIYTRLMNPTTDVFEKRMAALEGGMAALATSSGQAAQFLAIVNCMTAGDNFVSTSFLYGGTYNQFKVQFPRLGIEVKFADGDSIDSFRNKIDDKTKAIYVESMGNPRFNIPDFEGLSALAKENGIPLIVDNTLGAGGALIRPIDFGADVVVESATKWIGGHGTSIGGVIVDAGTFNWGNGKFPLMSEPSAAYHGLVHWDAFGFGSDICKSLGVPENRNIAFALRARLECLRDWGSAQSPFNSFLLLQGLETLSLRIERQTSNALELAKWLDSNSNVSSVNYPGLESDPYYSSAKKYTTGRGMGCMLMFSLNGGYENAVKFIDSLKLASHLANVGDSKTLVIHPASTTHQQLSEEEQLSAGVTPTMVRVSVGIEHIDDIKADFEQALLQIT
- a CDS encoding homoserine O-succinyltransferase, whose amino-acid sequence is MALIIPSNYHKISDVEKNHISWIKPELAKRQDIRPLRIGILNIMPLGKQYEFNLLHPLGLSPLQIEPVWIKLKTHSYKTWDINHLNNLYITWEEANNPEPLDGIIITGAPIEHLAFEEVKYWDEFVKIVDEARNSCASTLGLCWAGFALAYLAGVDKKVFDRKLFGVFPLKSLVPGHPLMGTQDDEFICPQSRFAGLPDLEMEKAQKEGKLNLLAYGENVGYTIFESNDQKQLMHLGHPEYTVHRIISEIERDKEKGDVPPPENFDPNSSKTAWRSHRNLLFQQWLWFCYQQVSLN
- a CDS encoding SulP family inorganic anion transporter translates to MSNFSRYLSKNWLDDPKSNILSGLVVAFAMIPEAIAFSGIAGVDPKVGLFGAFCLSITIAIVGGRRGMISSATGSTALLMTGLVAYGESQAPGLGVPYLIAAGILTGIFQILWGYLRLAYQMRFVPTGVLSGFVNALALLIFQAQLPQLGIGIKESKGLVEQSISQYPVNTQIPVVWILVILGLVIIYGLPKITKIVPSQLIAIVVITLISIFFNLDVPTVSDLGQLPDGLPSISLPFGSIENGKVPFSLETLGIILPTSLAISLVGLMETFLTQDILDDVTDTSSNKNKEARGQGIANIVASLFGGMAGCALVGQSVMNTENGGKSRLSTLSSGISLLIMIILLKSWIGAIPMAALVAIMITIAISTADINGLKNIRKIPKSDTAVMLMTFAVTMLTKPHNLALGVIAGVALAAILFSRKVAKVITISRAKENNLITYKVKGQLFFVSKIYFLQGFDLYEHPEKIVIDMSLAHIWDQSGVVALEQIIRKFQNGGSKVEIVGLNKESLNLFERLGGVESAH